gCACAGGCAAACATGTGTAAATGCATTTacacatgtctgcctgtgtctctatatatgtgcgaatggatatgtgtgtgtgtgtgtgtgtgtgtgtgtgtgtgtgtgtccttttttcccccaaggtaagtctttccgctcctgggattggaatgactccttaccctctcccttaaaacccacatccttttgtctttccctctccttccctctttcctgatgaagcaaccttgggttgcgaaagcttgaaatttgtgtgtgtgtttgtgtgttctttattgtgtctatctcccagcactttctcgtttggtaagtcacagcatctttgttttctaTAACTTATTGCTACTTTTATCCACACCACATACTTTtctactaaaaaaaaattaattattttatgtaaataagCATTGTACATCATTTTTCCAATGAAGTAACTGAAGAAAGTGTAACAGCACATACCTTAACATTTCTGACAGGTGAACTTAACTGAATTTATCAAAAGTTTCAATATTTAAAATCTTTCTTGTGAAAACTGGGTCTTTATTATCACTGTAGCATACTTTGGTCAAAAATATAAAAGGAATTCACAATTATCTATCTACTACAGAAAATACAATACAGAATTTACAAGGACAcagcaaaacaataaaataaataaataacacatttacaaTTTACTACATTAACAGTCttgtgaaaatacaaaaaaattatgtttcaggtACATACAGACATCAAATAGCATGAGAATACATCAGATTACACTTCTACTAATATCCAAGTGTATAAAGGGAGATATATACGTTTGAGCAAAGTGTATTTCAAAGCATTTAAACCATCAGTTTCGAAACGCTCACTTCCTAATTTTAGATTTAGGAATCTACTTTCACTTGGTGGCTCTTTTGCATGTGGTAACATAAAATACTGTGCAACATTTGGAGAAAAGCGTAATACTTTCAAACCCTTATGTGTAATGCGCCTGTGGAAATCATCATCTTCACCACCCCAGCCATAAAAGTTGTTGGAAAATCCATTCACTAACTCAAACTGATTCTGAAGTATTGCAACAGCTCCACCAAATAGTTCCTCATATGGCAAATGGTAACGGAAAGTATTCACGCATGATGACATGTGTCGTGGCTGAGAAGTGCATGCATATATGTTGTTGTCCTTCTGAGGAATCAAGTCCACGTCATGGAAAATAAAGCAATGAAAAGGCCGTATCTTCATAGCTTCCACAAAGCCTACGTTGAGCAACTTTGCTCTGTTAAATGCTCCATCCAGTGCCTGTTCCACAACAAATATCTGGTAGCTCAACAACTGGTTCTGAAGAAATGGATGCatgtatttcagaaaaatttgtagCTGGCTACTACGGTTGCGGTAtggaacaacaacagcaacactgaattttgaaacacatttctgtggTTTCCATTCACCTCCATCAGTTATATTTAGTGTTTTGGCAAATACTGTGCCATCATTTAGGTCAGTATTTTGTGTAGGGTAATGCACTTCAGTAACTGAACTATTGAAGGTTACAGAACAAAGTGGCATGCCATAATCTTCCGCCATCTTGACTGCAGCAGGTGAGATTCCCAGAGAACTGACAATTTCATCATCATTAATATATGAATAATAACAAGCAAAGCGTCCTGGATGAAGCGAATATATAACACAGAAAATCAGCACCACTGCAATAACAACTCTTTTAAGAATGTACGCTTTCTGGTTACACGCAGATGCTAAATTTCGAAGCATTATGTTTCTTGTTCCAGACAGATGTCTCAGCTACACAAGcttgctttttatttttttccaggcATCTTTAAATGTGAATACATCAAGTATTAAGAAGCTGCTGTTCTCCAAGAGAAGTCTAACACATTTAGTACTGGACAGAGACCTGAAAGACAGAAGTAAAATTATATTACAACTGAAACCAAGGCAAATGCAGAGTTTGCATACATTTTCTGTATGTCTCAGCGCTCTATAATTTAGTAATTAAAAGTTTTAAGGCTTTGTTATGTACATCAGGAACCGGCTATCATTGCATTTTATATGCAAGAGAGAGTTATGTTCCTTCTctcaaaaaaaacacacacacacacacacacacacacacacacacacacacacacacacacacacacagagagagagagagagagagagagagagagagagactgatttaAAAATAGTTTACAAACACGAACAAGAATAGCTTCCTATCTACGACAAAATGTCATTCATCTCACACACACATGTAATGGATTTTGGCGATTGTCATCTTAAAGTATCCTTATGAGACATTTTGATGTGTACATCTTACTTCCTGGTACACAAGATGGCAAAATGTTTGCTGTTTCAATTTAAAGCCAGTGTCAGATCATGCTGTCTAGAACTAGTATAGTGCTTTGTGTTAAGACATAAATTCAAAGATGAAAACTGCAGTCACCAAAAGTCCCATGATGAAAAACAATGACATACAAATTGACTACAGGCATAGAGATTGATACTAAGCTACTGCTTAACAACTGACTATGTGATTTTAATGGTattttatttacttcataaattttacaATTTTCATAAATCATATCACAATTGGTGCACTCAAAATAACGAAACTAGTTTGATACTAAAAacttacttattttctgatacaaACGATCAGATTCCAAATATAAtagtgacataacattaaattttgaTTAGATGGGTCTTCAAGATTGCCAAGTGCCTCAAGCAAATATGATTGGAAATACTTTCTGTGTTTTCAGATATCTACAGATGGGTGTAGTAATGAGTTTCAGTGGTGTGATGGTTTCAGAAGATGAACAGAGGctctgcttgaataaagaagcagcactGTAATATCATACAATGACTACAGCAACTGCAGGAAGGTGATGTTTCCATCTATTATCCTTTAAATATTTTGGAAGCACAAGATGCCTAACAGGAGCAACAGACGATGAATATCAGCCCAGGTTCTGATTTAAACCTTTTACTTTACAAGCTCCATATTGCATACAGGAAATGCGTAAGTATCTAGAGCAGAGGCAGTTTCACTACTTACTCAGTTGGTTGAGCAATGTTGGAAGCAACGTAAATGAACACAGAGAGATGTGTCAACAGCCAGCAAGTATACAATGATAGAAAAGCAGACAGGCAAAGAATTTAGCAGTAATGAGTTGAAGTTATGAATGTGGAGAGATGACAATTATAATCCTTAATTTCACAAGATACTCagtataattataaaaattattttgtggcacaCGATATATAGCAAAAACTGCAAAAAAGTTTTTTTGCATCACATTTGTTGGCTTAGACAACTCACACCCAAATACAAACTAGACCTCAGAGTACACTACATATCCATTGGTCATCACAACCTCCAATCAAAAAATGTAAAAGCTGTGGCAACAGAAATTTAAGGGAACCTTTCACAACAAAATGCTACAGGGCATGATCTATGAAGTATATCAACTAATttcaatttcactgttcacaatacATCACCCCTTTTCTTGTCTCTCATTAGTTAGCTTAAAACCCTCCTCCTGTTGGCTCTGTGAAACACACATTATCAATCTACGtattagagagagaaagagaaagagagagagagagagagagagagagagagagagagagagagagagaggaaatcctTGGCTGGCACTGTCACTGCTGTAGATTTCAGCCACTGAAATGTAGCAATAATCAGAAATATAACATGACATAAAATGCTTTTAATACAAGAGGGTGCAGCCAGCTGACGATTAATGCACATGTCAACATGTGATGCTGcaatctacaggaaagtagtatcacacgaaattgtgaacaaatcaatgaggatttgcagaaaataaatgtgtggtgtaatgattggcagttatctctcaatattaataagtgtaacctactgcgtacaacaaagcgaaaatccccattaatgtacgagtacaaaataaatgtccagtctttggaagcggtaacatctgtcaagtatctgggtgtgactattcaaaatgatctcaaatggaatgatcagattacacaagtaatgggtaaagTGAActgtagattgtggtttattggtagaatcttgaAGTGATACAGTCCTTCAAAaatggaaattgcttacaataagtTAGTTCATCCagccttagagtattgttcgtctgtatgagacccttatcagttgggtctgattcaagagactgagaacgTCCatagaagagtggcaagattcgtgactggtacatttagccattgtgagagcattacaaatctcatagaaagtttgaagtgggacacacttgcagacagacgacgcgctaaacggaaggggctactcactaaattccaaaatccgatcttcgccgaggatgtagagagTACATTATTaccaccaccaactttcaaatcgcgcaatgatcaccattcaaagatacgggaaattggagctcgtactgaggcggtcCAACAGTCATTTTTCCattgcgcgatccgcgagtggagcagaggggggaggggggtggggttggggggggggggggggagataggccTTTGACACGAATagtgccctccatcacacaccgcttggtggccatcggcgtgtagatgtagatatagaatgcaTATACAACTAACAACTGCTTTAATCAACAGCTGGAAAGTTGCGCTAATAATCTGTTCATGAATATGCTGATCTTTCTGGGTTGAAATCTTTCTTGTGTTGTTGCTGTTTTATTGTTcacatcattttcattttcatttctgttcACTGTAGCCAATCTTCTTCTGTCTCAGCAATGTTGTTGTCACACTTTGTATACCTTTCCATTTTTACAGTGTCCATATATCAACAGGGGCTCATATTAAAGAGTTGAATTCAATATTGGGCTCGTCAGATTTCACTTTAGTACAGTTTTCTACATCATTCCACACAAACACATGAAATGTGTATTCCCTTTATCTTAATCATCAGCAATCATTTTACTGTGCAAGAAATGTTAAAACCACAAGATTCCCTTCTTTTTCCCATCTTGTGAAGACTAGGCCAGTACTCTGTTCCTAATGACTTAACTGCAGACACACTATAGAATTCTAATACAACAAACTGATGAAATGACACAGAGAAAAAAGTTAATCATACTGTAAGATCAACAGTTTAATTTTTAACAGTCATGTCTCATATCTGAAAACTTTGCATAAAGATGCATGCAAGTTCCATTCATTTATATAGTCCATTTTTTTTACAATCTCTATTAAATATGACTGGAATTATTTTCCTAACTTCTACAAGTTCTAATCTTCTCTACTTACTGCAatgcaataacaattttttttcccaataacattatgtttcatataatacatctcaacaaacacttttGTATCATATAACTGCCACTGAGAAGCTCCAGTGTCGCTATGTCAGGCATCGAACTTAACAGTAACAAGTACTAATTTTGTATGTTCTCCCGCAATTCATCCTACTGtaatctctcttttactgatgaaagctgtggccaaaagctttatgtaagtgtcttttaattgtgactgtctgcaacttgacgtgtctttctttcggtaagtagcaatctgtgttTTCCTACATTGCTGTTACTGTAATCTTCTGCttatgcattttatatttttaatcctATTTTAAGACAATCTTTTCCTTTATTATCTTTTTCTCTACAAACTTTTACATTTCTCCACAACTATAAGAATGACGGTGATGGAGGAGGTAGTGGATGGTAATCTACTGACTGACAATGAAAGCTGAGGTATGACAGTATGAATATTCTGATCTTTCTGGCCTGAAATTTTTCTTATGTTGTTGACCTTTTATTGTCCACCTCATAAAATAGCAAGATGAAAAATTTATATACACAACTGGGTACAGAACAGTGTTTGTTAATGTTGCAACCACTGCAGTCCCTGCCGACAAAAACTTGTACAGGCTCTACAGTATGATGACTGCACAGCTCTCAGAGTGGGCTAACATAGGCAGTTGCCAGTAGTTGAAAATCAAAACTATCATGAACATTGAAAGTGAACACACACATTACTGTGAGTACAGTGTTTCTAATTCCTCAATCAAACACAATGTAGGCACTTTGGAGAATGTATTTCCACCTCTGATGAGCAGTTTTTGTACagaaaataatgatgatgaaatctgAAACATCGCTACAGTGACAACTAGGTCAAGTGCAAACCAGCAGGTGCAAACCCTCAAATATGCACAAATACTGACTGGCAAAGTATAAGcaacaagcaggaaacagatgatATTTAACTGCAGAAAAACAGAACCTTTTCAAAATAACTAACAAAAAGTCATACAAGACTACGTCACAGAATGAAAAAGCTCATTAAAGGCATCCACAGAAGTCTACTATGCACACATTCAGAACAGCACAGGAAAATAATGAATACTGGTGATGAAAACGGAATGCTATACTGTGAGGAAAGAGCCTGGGCCCATCTTAGCAAACTAAAAGGTAACAAAAGATGAAAAGCTAGCtgatattttaaaaatgaatttttcataACACAAATTAACAGTTGAAGAGCTGGAAGCAAAGAGCTGGAAGCAAAGAGATTGGATAACAGCTTCAAAATGGTGTTGCTGTTATTGTACAAGATGAAATAATTTATGACACTAAAAAATTGTTGCACAAAGTTTTCTGTTCAGGAGAATTGCCCAGTACTTCACTGTGATGAGCTTTCCTATAGAAAGTGGGAATCAATAACATTCCGACAGAAAATGAGCTGACACTACAGCAAAAAATGCAGCCATAGTTATAAGTTTTGTAAATAACttatgtcacaatgtttaactacatgtaacaacaaactgtataaatatatgaatgtacgcaactgacaacatccataaattttaaaatgtccacggatggctaaataaataaaataaaagttaatgcaAATGCACAGTGCATCAGGACAAATTTTGCACTATCATTTATTACgtgttttttttacattatatgagcaaaaaatgttttaaaaaacttCAGTGTGGATTTGGTTATAGAACTAGCTGCTCCAGAGTTACCAAATACAAACTCTACTGTCATTTAGCTTTATCATTCCCCAGATGTAAACTTCATTACGCAGATGGAAAACTATCCACGCTACACTATTTGTATTACAGCAAAAACTGTCCcatgtggtgatttcaacatacATATTTGTGAGAATCTAATAAGCAGTTATGGACTGTATGTGGCAAATTATTTACAAACTTGAGATTATGCCTGTCTTGACACTATTAtaacaaatttaaatagttggaactaaaagataAGTGTGGTCAAGGCAATGTTCGCAGACCACAGAGCAGCTATGGACCAATTTAGAGAGTAACCAACATATTCCTACATGACATCCAAAATTTGTGTTTCGTAGCAGTTGTCAAAAACAATAGACTAgatgcatcaaaaaatggttcaaatggctctgagcactatgggactcaacatcttaggtcataagtcccctagaacttagaactacttcaacctaactaacctaaggacatcacacacacccatgcccgaagcaggattcgaacctgcgaccgtagcagtcccgcggttccagactgcagcgccagaaccacacggccaccgcggccggcactagatGCATTACAAACTGATTTCTCTGCTACTGAATAACAGTTTCAACTACTTGAAGAGAGGGCTCCAAGTGATGCATTCAGTTGTATATCTGgaccattaaagaaaaatttaatgagATGTTTGCCCTGGACCATAAGAAAGTGAACAAAGGAAAAAACCTACCTATTGCTGAATTACCTATAGTCTAGATAAAGTTAAACAGTATTTTATAAGGATAATGGCAGAAACTGTAGGTTAAGTACCCAATGTAGGAGCAAAACCTGCAACTTCTATGAAACCCTGCAAAACTGGAAGAGGATACATGCAAACAACACAGTAAGAATTGTGAAATTTACAAATCATCAGTTAATACAGATAATTATGGTATGTCCGGCAACATTTGAAAATGGTAATTAATGAAAATTCTAAACCACTAACTGAAATAAATGCCTATTTACTGGTGAATTCCTAAAGTCCCTAAAATCAGCACTCACAGTACAAGTTTACAAAAAAGGAGACTTCGATGAAGTCTCCAGCTACCGCTCCATCTCCATAATCCTAGTGCTGCCTAAGGTGATGAAacatataatgaaaacaattaGCTTATTTTGAAGGCAAGAACTTATTTCATGATGCACAGCATTGTTTTTGGAAGGGCAAGTCCATAGTAACAGTAGCTCTGGATCCAACTACAAAAACGAATCCAGATTTTGAAGAAAGAGTGTGTACAGCTCTCGTACTTTGTGATCTTAGTAAGGACTTCAATTGCATTCCACATGTGGCCCTGATTACAAAGTAAAAATACTATGGAACTTTGGGAGCTGCCCTGACAACCCCACAATTACATCTAATTCACAGATGTCAAATGGTATTAGACCAAGGAGGAGATTTGTACATAGAGAAGTTGCAATATAATGTGCTGCAAGTGTGCTCTTGTTTCTGGATTTTGTTAATGATCTAAGCTCAAATGGACACAACCTATAATTTGCAGATGACAAAATATTGTTTACCAGTGGGAAGAATAACAAGCAGGCTGTACAACAAGTAGATATGCTGGTCTGAGACCAAGAAGTTGTTTCATGCAAACATAAAGCAAATTCCAGCGCATGACATGCAGCCTGAGTGACACAGATGCACTAAGTAACATTGGAGCTGTTAAACTTCTGGGTTTCTTCAATGATGGTAAATTAACAGCACAGGGTACCTGTATGTGTCAAGTGTTAATGAGTCCTCTGCCTCCTAACAAAATTAAATAGGATTTTAACAAAACAGTACATAATGTCTTATTTCAGAGCCCCATCACCTAGAGCCCTCTGCTGGATGTAGGAATGAACTGCTGATacagaagaaaacagtgagaaacacTACTTCTAACACACATGGACCATTGTAAACCCATCTCTGCTAAACAGGAAGTTATAGGTATGACTGTATACAGCCACTACGGGTTAAACTGTCTCATTCACATGAAGCTGAACTGTAACACTTATAGCAAATTCATTATCACATCATCAAGAAATCAGAAGTCTCGATAGTCCAAGATGTTGTCTGACCGAGACAGATTCCTAGCGGTGGCCATGAAAATGTTTAATGCACTACCTACCTATGGAGctgtttaaaggaaaaaaaaagaatgacaTAAAAGAACATTAATTATACTCTAATGACAGAATAATGGCTGCCTAACTGGCAATGCTACTGCACCATCAATAACCCTGATATCTCACACTCTCCCTTCCCCCTTTGAACTGAATATTTGCAAATTTCTGCTGCTTTGATACAGCAAACTGCTTTAGGATTTCATACTGAAAGTTAACTATCCACAAATAAcctctttctttttaatttatttcaatgtGTCCTATTTTTATGCCTTTTATATAACTTCACCTGATTGTAGagtatataaatgattagagttgctggTTGAATGGCCACCAGAATGAATTACTGTTGTTACCAGGGTTGGTAGAgtatataaggggtgtgaacagtgtcagatgttaagtcattaCTATTAAGAGCACTGAGATGCTGTGTACACATGTGAGACTGCATATCAGCACCTGAAGGAATTTGATTAGTGGGCTCATGTTGCTAAATTCTCTGTaaaatttattcacttttgaaatcaCAAAATAACATCAAACACCCTCTCAGCCCattaaatttcatttcgtttcctcctccccttctgtctACTTCACCATCTATCATATCTGCAATAGAACATTGAGAGATGCCCAGTTTTTGAAATTAATCACTGCACTTCAACACCCAACTCAAATTTAGGCCTTCTCACAAGCCAAGTATCTGTGTTCGACTAGGATTCTGAAATTACTACTAATTTTACAGTATCAAACTCCACATCCATGAAGCAAAAGCGACCTAGTGTGGGCCACAAGACGTGGCCAAAAGGAAGCAAGTGTCCTCCCTCAAAAACCTCATGAGCCCAAGCAACAGAGAAGGGATGCAGCCAGGTAAAAGGCCAAGACCTGTCACCACATAATGGTCGAGAGATTGCCTGCAATTCTGCTGCTTGCCAAAGTAGTGAATATGGCGGACAGCTAACCTGCATCTGACAGAAATAAGAGCTCACTGACTAGACATCACTTCCTATAGTGTAGAGAAGAACTGCCAGAACACTGACCATAAATTTAGCCTGAAAATCACAAAACATGGAAATAAATGAATTCCAAAGCTCCCTAAAGCCAATGGGAAGAATACAAACTCATTTGCCCAGTGGCACATACAAAACAAATGAAGAGTGCGGAGACTAAATCCACAGCAGAAAGATAGCAATGCAGTGACTGTATCTACAGCAACTAACAAGGAAAATTTGCAGCAACACTGAAGAAACAGCAGCTTACATATCATATCCACAAGagcatacagtgtgtgtgtgtgtgtgtgtgtgtgtgtgtgtgtgtgtgtcgcacaaCTGTCAAACTCCAAGCAGTCACAGAAATGTCTCACATAGGTGTCACTTGGTGCAAGGTAAATGTCAAAACTGGCCCTTGAACATCAATCAACaacataaaactttttgtgggCATGCAAATCTCATATTACCCACACAGCACAAATGTACATCAATCTCGGGATAATAAGAGCACACAAGGAAAGCTTAAAAGCTGTCCACCCATTTCTGAAGCATAAAACTGGATCATAAAATGTCACTGTTGTTGTTTTCAGTATGACTGCTTCGATGCACTCTCCATGCTAGGCTAGCCTCTGAATGCCACTTCATCTTAGAATAACTACTGCGatctacattcatttgaacttgcttactgcattcatctcttgaccTTTGCCTACAATTTTTAGcccccacacttctctccaatactgAATTCCTTGATGCCTCTGTCAAATTTGCCACAATTtcatttctctccaattctattcagtacttcctcagtcattacatgatctacccagctaatcttcagcagtcttctgtaacatcacatttaaaagcttttattctcttcttgtatgaacttATTATCATCCACATTTTATTTCCTTGCAATACTACGTTCCAGGcaaatacctacagaaaatacTCCCTAACACTTACCCCCTCTGCAACATCGGGTGCGTAAACTCAAGCAGCCTgtcagatacatacatacatacatacattgttgttgtggtcttcagtcctgagactggtttgatgcagctctccatgctactctatcctgtgcaagctttttcatctcctagtacctactgcaacctacatccttctgaatctgcttagtgtattcatctcttggtctccctctacgaattttaccctccacgctgccctccaataataaattggtgatgcctcagaacatgtcctaccaaccgatcccttcttctggtcaagttgtgccacaaacttttcttctccccaatcctattcaatacttcctcattagttatgtgatctacccatctaatcttcagcattcttctgtagcaccacatttcgaaagcttctattctcttcttgtccaaactatttatcgtccatgtttcacttccatacatggctacactccatacgaatactttcagaaatgacttcctgacacttaaatcaatactggatgttaacacatttctcttcttcagaaacgctttccttgccattgccagtctacattttatatcctctctacttcgaccatcatcagttattttgctccccaaatagcaaaactcctttactactttaagtgcctcatttcctaatctaattccctcagcatcactcgacttaattcaactacattatccttgttttgcttttgtttatgttcatcttatatcctcctttcaagacactgtccattccattcaactgctcttccaagtcctttgacatACATACATTAATGTAGTGTATAGATAATGAATTtaatacattttgtaatgatgtggaatgtgtcactttaacataagttttctttacacaaaataattatttaattattttttttaacagttactacttcatacctaagaattcatctattaagtagaaggagttgtcattcagaaattcttttaattagcttttaaatgttggttggctatctgtcagacttttaatactatttggcaaatgacgaaagatttttgtagcagcataattcacccctttctgtgccaaagtgagacttaatccagaatagtgattatcatcctttcttctagtgttgtagctatgcacttcgctgttatttttgaactgggctAGATtagtaatgacaaatttcataagtgaatatattatTGCGAAGGAACTGTGAATattccgagttccttaaataaatgtctgcaaggtgatctcgggtgggctccagctattattctgattacacacttttgtgcaatgaatactttctctcttaatgacgaattgccccaaaatatgctatatgaaagcagtgaatgaaaacaggcatagtaggctaatttactgatatgtttatcaccaaaaattGTAATAACCCTaagagcataagtagctgaacgtaaccgtttcagcagatcactgatatgtttcttccaattcatttttTCATCAATGCACACcaaagaaattttgagtattctgcctcagCAACaaacttccgttcatagtctatttttatcaatggtgttatgccatatactgttcagaattgtataaactgtgttttctcaaaatttattgagagtccatttgcagagaaccacttaataattttctgaaagacattatttgcaatttcctcagctgattcttgctgcTTGggagtgattactatacttgtatcatcagcaaaaagaactagctttgcatcttcatgaatatagagtggcaagtcgttaatatacacacatcaagaaaagttttgcatcacctcggtattgagagttccggaatctgtacagaaaattgaaatagagatcaacataaacatcacttctgccatttttactgctcatgaaaaccacacatcacatgttgtaccaccacacagtaagatcttcggaggtggtggtccagattgctgtacacaccagtacctctaatgcccagtagcacgtcctcttgcattgaagcatgcctgtatctgtcaaggcatactatccacaagttcatcaaggcactgttggtccagactgtcccacaccTCAATGGCGGTTCCAcgttgatccctcagagttgttggtgggtcacatcgaccataaacagccattttcaatctatcccagacatgttcgatagggttcatgtctggagaacatgctggccactctagctgagcgatgtcgttatcctgaaggatgtgcacgatgggggt
This portion of the Schistocerca serialis cubense isolate TAMUIC-IGC-003099 chromosome 3, iqSchSeri2.2, whole genome shotgun sequence genome encodes:
- the LOC126471518 gene encoding beta-1,4-N-acetylgalactosaminyltransferase bre-4-like, encoding MLRNLASACNQKAYILKRVVIAVVLIFCVIYSLHPGRFACYYSYINDDEIVSSLGISPAAVKMAEDYGMPLCSVTFNSSVTEVHYPTQNTDLNDGTVFAKTLNITDGGEWKPQKCVSKFSVAVVVPYRNRSSQLQIFLKYMHPFLQNQLLSYQIFVVEQALDGAFNRAKLLNVGFVEAMKIRPFHCFIFHDVDLIPQKDNNIYACTSQPRHMSSCVNTFRYHLPYEELFGGAVAILQNQFELVNGFSNNFYGWGGEDDDFHRRITHKGLKVLRFSPNVAQYFMLPHAKEPPSESRFLNLKLGSERFETDGLNALKYTLLKRIYLPLYTWILVEV